TGGATGTCATCTCGCTATTGTTGACGGACGTTTTGCCGTTTCAGTTGATATTAGGGTTTGGGACGTCAAGAGCGGCGTCTTAGGGTTTTTTGCACGAGGATTCTGTCTTTAGATAAGAACAAACAATTGATTATTGACGTACACTCTTAAAATTTAGTAATATTTATTACAAAACTcatgtttaattttttgtttttgttttggtggtACATATGCAGACTACTGTGAAGAGCTAATGACCATGTCCTTGAAGCGCCTAGACCAATGCCTAATAGCTCTCAAGAAATCTCCCTTGAAAAACAAGCACGACATTCAGGCATGGCTAAGTGCCGCCTTGACTTTCCAAGAAACGTGCAAGGACTACGCCGCCGACCACGGCCTCAGCCTCACTGGCTCCGAGAATCTCAGAGTCGACCTTTCCAAGCGCATAGATTATGCCTCTCAGTTGGGAAGTAATCTATTAGCTCTCGTCAACCGTGTTACAAGTATCGGTACGCCGAAGAACACAATTCGCGATAAACAAGCAGAGGTTTTTCCCAAATGGGTTTCGCCGAAGAACCGGAAACTACTTCAGGCAACCACAGTCAAAGCGAACGCAGTGGTTGCACAAGATGGATCAGGGAACTATAAGACTGTGTCGGAGGCTATTCAGGCAGCTTCAGGGGGTCGGTTTGTGATTTATGTGAAGGCGGGAGTTTATAAGGAAAAGATTAAGACTAACAACGATGGTATTACGTTGATTGGAGATGGAAAGTATTCGACTATTATTACTGGGGATTCTAGCGTCGCTAAAGGTGCTTCCCTGCCTGGCTCAGTTACATTCAGTGAGTACTgatctctctttctttaatttgttaGCTACGTATATATACCTCTTTCTGTTTGTGTATGTAAttagtgtgtgtgtatatatatatatcttgtatAATTACTATGTGTCGTTTGATATTTTAAACTCCAACAATACCAACTGATCGAAATTGGTGCTTTTCCTCCTCAAACCATATAAAAGAAGTTGCTTTCAATTCAAGTTTCAACACAAACATCAATAATACTCAATACTCATCTCAGTGTTTATATTGGACCCCATTTAGATATGAAATAAGATTGctcttttttgttgttgttgacgTTGCACGTAAAATcctctttattattattttttttggtacctAATTGTATTTTACGCATTGAGTTTAGTAAAatggtcatatatatatatatatatatttttttttttttgagggaaatggaATATATTTCAATGATTAAAAGATTATGACGACCGTACAAGGTCAAACTAGGGGATCCGAAGATCACCCATTACAATCACTGCTCAACTGACTACACAAATAGTCAGACTAATACCCATAAGGGAATGCGAAAACTAAAATCCAAAAAGGAAATGCAAAACTACTAACCAAAAGGAAACTACAAAGAAAAAACAACTAACAACTATGTTTATTCCAAAATACAACCCTAATTCTCCGCATCTACCATGAATGGCTTGGGGCCTAAGACCATCTTGGTGTACCCTTCCACCGTAATTCAAAGCAGTGAATAGCCTCAAATTAGAGTCATATAGAAGTCCAGCCCACAACAAGTCCAACAAGAGCCCCGACCCAACCTCTGGCCCAAACAAGAGAGAGGAGGGAGAATGGACTGAAACCAGAAGCCCAGCCCACACCCACTGCCCTCAATCTGCAACTCAGACCGTCGATAACCAGAACCCTAGGAAGCTTGCCGGAGGCACTGCTACCACACCAAGCAAGCAAGCCGCCACTTCTGGCGGACGACCTCGATCTTCAACCATCCCCGCCACCTCGAGGGACCTGGGTCCGACCTGGAAGATAGCCTCGCAGCCTAAACAAGCCCGACCTGTTACAAAAACCAGAATTGCCTTCGAAGAGATGCCGACAAAGGTGCACCGCCAACAACCAGAAACCAGATCCGTCGCCGCCTCACACCCACTTCTCGTCCAGAGATGCAGGTCGTCCCCGATCCCAAATCTGAGAATACTCCCCTCCGCTGCACACGCGAGCGTCTCACACCAGATACCAACGGCGCCGGAAGACCCCCCTGACAGGCAAGGAACGACCCAATTGCCGCCGCCCTGCTACCAAAAACCCTAGAGTTTTGGTATACTCAGCTCATAAAAAGATGGAGCGAATTTGCTTGGAACACGTTTTTCCCTCTGTGTAAGGATAAACTAATACTAGAAAAATAGTGAGAGGATAATCAATTTAATTCTACTATAGTCTATACCATATATTACTAGCTACCTCCGCTTAGTTTTCATATTAACATTACAGCCTCGTTctatttctaattttctatAAGAAATATATATGGTACGGAGATACACAAAACTCTCAAGAACATAACATGATTTTCTCCTTATTTGATTGCATGGGCAGCCGTAACAGGAGATGGGTTCATAGCTCGAGATATTGGTTTCCAAAACACAGCAGGCCCTGATGGAGAACAAGCCTTAGCTCTGTACATCTCTTCTGATCACTCAGTTCTCTACAGGTGTAGCATTGTTGGCTACCAGGACACACTCTACGCACTCGCCCTCCGCCAATTCTACAGAGAATGTGACATTCATGGCAGCCTCGACTTCATCTTCGGAAACGCCGCCGCCGTCTTCCAGAGTTGCAATCTCATCTTCCGCAGGCACAAGGGCTATGGTGTTATCCTGGCAAGCGGGAGGTCCGACCCGGGGCAAAAGACGGGCTTCTCCGTCCAGAACTGTAGGATTTTGCCCGGGTCAGACTTATCTCCTGCTAAACATTCCTACCGTTCGTATCTTGGGAGGCCATGGAAGGCCTACGCTAGAGCCGTGGTGATGCAGTCCAACATAGACGACGTTATCGCTCCCGGTGGCTGGGTCCAGTGGCCTGGGGCTGAAGCTTCCAGGCTCAAGTCACTCTACTTTGCGGAGTTCGCAAACGTGGGACCTGGAGCTGGAGTGGCCCAGAGGGTGAAGTGGCCAGGGTTTCATGTTATTGGAGCTGATATTGCTGTTGAGTACACTGTAGGTAACTTTATTGGTGGAACTTCATGGCTTCCTTCGACTGGCGTGACTTTTGTTTCTGGCCTCCGTTGATCCAATAATTGGGTTGAAAAGACTTCTTGTTACCTGCAGTTGTAGGATTGATGATCGATGGTCTCACCACATATGCAAACCTTTCATAAGATTGCGACCAAAATCTACTGGATAATCATGCACGTAGTGTGCAAAATTTACTGTCCATCATCACTAGCGAATGGTAAATAAACCAGTTGGACCTGTACCTAGCTGGCGTTTGCTTCATCTTGTTGTAATTAGCGTACACTGTTCATATTAGCTGGTATGTTCAGTGTATCATATTTGGTTGATAAAATTAAATAGTTGTTGTGAGTTCTAGACCAATACATTTAGGTCTTACCTGATAATTAAAAGTTTTGTGAGTCACACTTTTGGATATGACATTTTGACAATAATTTTTTCCTCATACCCGACAGTATCACTAAATCTTTCGATTAGAATGCATTTTATGTTTGGTTATAGTGGACAAGAGAGAAACCTCTAAATTCAGTCTAATTTCTCATCATCTCTCACTCTTAAAGTAAAAGTAAGGCCCAGTTTAGAACAACTTAACTTAAATCGTAAGTAActgtagtttttgttttttgtttttgtgaaaGCTGTTTTTAACCAATTCTATAAGCAGCGAATTCAAAGCTGTTTTTTACCAACTCTATAAGCAACAACTGAATGATGTAATTTTTAAAAATAAGctgctttatttaattttacCAAACATATTTTGCTACTTAACTTATAAATTAAGCACCTATTAATTTGCAAAGCATAAGCTATGCCAAACTAAGTCTAACTCCAAGGGCTCAAAGTGCATTATATGTTTCAGCTGCAATGCAAACGTACAGAGTCTTTGTttccaaaccttcgtttaagcCAACAAAAAGTATAAACGCAGGCCATCTATGCCAGAGTTCTCAACGAACGCCCGGGAATGCTAAATTGCTAATGATATTGTTGATGCAGTCAATTGTTTAAATTTCACCGGCATTATCGGATTGGTGGGTGGAGatatataaataataataattaaaaaaaaagctaaaattttatttatttttcgcaAGAGAAGTGGGCTGATATTGGGCTCAAGTGAGAGCATAAACGAGAGGTGCTTTGGATATATTTGTGGTCATTTCAGCCCATAATAGCCTACAAGCTTCCCTCGCAAGCCTCTCTGTCATCATATAACCTTTCCCCCGGCAAGTCTCAGTGTTCACTTTGGCGCGCCCCTAAACCCTTTTGAAAAACATATCAATTTCGTCCCTCTCCCCCCATTCCTGCGTGTGCGCCTGCATCAAGGGCACAATAGACTCGCAGGAGCACACGTCGCCGTCTTAGGGTTTCTGTTATCGGAGCCATGGAGCAACAGAGAACGGTTCAGCAGCAAGATGAGGTCGAAGAAATGCAGCACGGCCCTGTTCCCGTCGAACAGCTTCAGGTAAACCCAATTGAAATCACAGTCGATGTCGAACAATTGAGGGGCTTCCCGATCTGGGTTATTgttcaatttggttatgatggGGTTTTCTTGTTCGGATTCGTATGTTTGATTCAAGATTGAAGAAAGGGGTTTTCTGTTTCTTTCAATTGGGGGTTTTGGTTTGTGTTGAATCTTGCGCAAGATTGTATTTTTTATGTGGGTTTTGcatttgatttgggttttggcGATGAAATTCAGTGATATGTTGTTTGCTCAGtcttgggttttgggttttacaTACTATGAGAAACCCTAGCCCGGAGGCGATAATTTCTTGCTGTCATTTGCGATTAGGGTTTTGTTTGTTGATGGTCAATTTTTCCCATTTCAGAAGAATTTGAGAATCTTGATCGATTGTATTCACTTTCCTAGTCCAAAGGATCAATCTTTGTCTGGTTCATGATGGGTTAAATATATATTAGATAAATTCTGCAATATTTCATTGGGTTTTGTTCTTTACATGCTATGAGAAACCCCTAGCAAGCAGTGAATCTCTTTTGGTTGTTAGTTATGATGTGGGTTTTGTTTGTTAGTGTTCAGTTTTTCTGATTTTAGAAGAATTCGAGTATCTTGACTGCTTGAATTCACTCTGTAAGGCCAAAGCAGCAATCTTTGTTTGGTTAATGATGacatgtttttgtgtttgtaatACAAGGCATCAGGCATTGCTTCCCTTGATGTGAAGAAGCTCAAAGATGCGGGTCTTTGCACAGTTGAATCTGTTGCTTACTCACCAAGGAAAGATCTTTTGCAAATCAAAGGAATCAGTGAAGCTAAAGTTGACAAGATCATTGAAGCAGGTATGCCATTCTACTTTTTCAGTTTCCCAACATTCTCTTATGTCATGTGGTTACTTTTTTTGTTTGCCATATATTGATATTTTAATGGCTTGCTAAATTTCATTATAGCCTCCAAACTGGTGCCTTTGGGTTTTACTAGTGCTACTCAGCTTCATGCTCAGAGACTCGAAATCATTCAAATCACTTCTGGATCAAGAGAACTTGATAAGATATTGGAGGGTCAGTTTCCACTTTCCACTGTTCTCCTTTTTAAACTTAGATTTCCATCCTTTGTTGAGCACTCCTTCTTTCTTAGAAATGAGTGCGTGTTTTTCAAATAAAAGTGTAGTGTTTTAAAGTTCAGTTAATACTTTAATGGAATCACAGTTGCTGCCTTATGACAGGAGGAATCGAGACAGGATCTATTACTGAGATATATGGTGAGTTCCGCTCCGGAAAGACTCAGCTGTGCCACACACTTTGTGTCACTTGCCAAGTAAGTGACTTTCTTTAGTGTTTGACATGTTGCGCCACTGCTTGATGATAATAAATTAGTTTAATCGTATAAGACATGGATATGCTGTTCCAGATGGTTATTTCCCTTGACAATGTGTAATTGCCACTCAACTATGTCAAAGGACAGATATAACCAATGATCTGCACATGTAATAATTACCAAACTCCTAAAGTCAATATTCACTTGGAGTTCAGTCTTAGGCAAGAACACATTAATCAAACACTATCTTCCACTCCCAAAGTCCAAACTATGATACAATTCAGTATGGTGCATTTCTAATTCATTTTGATGTTTCAGCTCCCATTAGATAATGGAGGTGGTGAGGGAAAAGCAATGTACATTGATGCTGAGGGTACATTCAGGCCACAGAGACTCTTACAGATAGCAGAGAGGTTTGATATTGCTACCTTGAGGTGAACACATAGTTATGGTTTATGTATACTAGATAGTTAAAGTTAGTCTTGGTACAGGTTTGGACTCAACGGTGCTGATGTTTTGGAAAACGTTGCCTACGCTAGAGCATATAACACTGATCATCAATCAAGGCTCCTGCTTGAAGCAGCTTCAATGATGGTAGAAACAAGGTATAATTCCTTATATAAGTTGGTTGTGTTACTGAGTCCCTTGCTCTAGTCTAGAATGTCTTAGGTGAGACCAAGTATTTAACAGATTTTTGGATCTATAGGTTTGCTCTCATGATAGTAGACAGTGCCACAGCCCTCTACAGAACAGATTTCTCCGGAAGAGGAGAACTCTCAGCACGGCAGATGCATCTTGCAAAATTTCTCCGGAGTCTTCAGAAGTTAGCAGATGAGGTAAGAACTTTTACACATTCAGTTATCATATATGTGAAGGAAAAAATGGCTTTTACCTTCTACAGAGGACTTCTAGGATTAGAACTTGGAATCATCATTGGACAAACCCTCTGTATATTATGAATGCAGTTTGGTGTGGCTGTTGTTATCACAAATCAAGTAGTTGCACAAGTGGATGGTTCTGCACTCTTTGCTGGGCCTCAAATTAAGCCTATTGGTGGTAACATCATGGCCCACGCTTCTACGACAAGGTTTTTTGTTTATTCAACACCTTCCTTCCAAAAGAAACCATCCTTGTGCGAGCCTCCATTGTTACTAATCATGTCTGTCTTCTTATGATAGGCTTGCTGTCCGGAAGGGAAGAGGGGAGGAGCGCATTTGTAAAGTAATCAGCTCTCCTTGTCTGGCTGAAGCAGAAGCACGGTTTCAGATATCTCCAGAAGGCGTCACGGATGTGAAGGACTAATATTCTCTCAGCCCTTGCTAAAACACTTCTGCTAGTGCAACACATTCTTCTTCATGTGCTTTCTTATATCTGTCTTGTAATGAACCTTTTAAGGAAGCCAGCAAGAGAACAACTTTGTAAAATTTTTCACAAGATGTATCCAATGAATTTTTATGAGTTTGATTGCCAATCTTCTCGTTCATTTCTTTGTCTTGTGAAACTACACCCTTGTTTTGATCTTTCTGTGAAATGCTCAAATGCATATATTGCATGGAGACCTAAAAGGGCTTGAAACaatggaaaaaaaaacagaacaattaataataataaaaaagtcTTCTGGGTCTTGAAACTAGTACTTCTCTAACTCGTGTATTGTGGTAGTCTGGTAGCCTCTTTTTTATTGGCCAATAGCATAGCTGGTGATGCAACCAAACAGTGGTAAAAACTAAACTCTGAGATTCAGTGCAGCTACAAATTTCATTAGACAACTTGGGACAATACCAAAGAGGGTCACTCTGTTTTCTCATTGAAATGCATCGTTTTGACGCCATAAACTTGGGAGTTTGTGTTTTATCGTTGGCTCTTCTGAAGAAAGAGAGGTTGAAGACTTGACACAGGGATGAATCGTTTATCTGAACTTTGAATTGTGAGTTGGCGAGCACTTCTTTAAACCATTTTATTGGAAAACTTTATCAATTTTGGTAATTCTATTTTTAATGCTTGCTAATAAGCTTTCTGGAGATGTAACACTGTATATTCATGCTTTTTCTCTACTGTATATTCATGCTTTTTCTCTACTGTATATTCATGCTTTTTCTCTACATCAATGTGGGTAATTCATGTTCTTCATGCTTGTTAACAACTCTTCTTGAGATGCAAcacttttatatttttttctacACCGATGTGGGTAATTCATGTTCTTCATGCTTGTTAACAACTCTTCTTGTGGGTAATTCATGTTCTTCATGCTGGTTAACAACTCTTCTTGAGACGTAACGCTACTAAATATTCATGCTGTTTCTCCACATAGATGTAGGTAATTCATGTTCTTGATGCTTGCTAACAAGCTTTCTTGAGACGTAACACTATATATTCGCGCTTTTTCGTTCTCCCATATAAATATGGAATGTGGGCACTTCTTGGGACCATTTTCTTGGAGTGCTATTATTTTTGTGCCTTCTAGCTTGAGACGTAGCACTATATATTCATACTCTTTCTCCACATAGATGTGGGTACTTCTCAAAACCATTTTCTTGAAATATTTAGTAATTTTGCTAGTTCATGTTCTTGATGCTTGTTAATAAGTCTTCTTGAGACATATCATTATATATTCATGCTACTTGGAGAAACCTTTACATCcaaagaaaattttcatttacaaCCCTAAACCCTTTCAAAGAAATGGCTCTCATTGTTTCAGAGAAACCTCTTGACATAGGAATGTCGGCCATCACCATCATGCTCGGGATTTGGCAGTATATATGTATGGCGTTGGGGAGCCAGGGCACAATCGGGGGTGGTTATCCAAATCGGGGGTTTGAATATGCAGCGGAGCACGCAATCAACCGGGAGAACAGTTACCCAATCATCGGTAGGAACCAACCATGCAAAGGCAAATTGGAAAGAAATCCTTATGTGCAGATAAGTGGTTACATGAAAATACCACCAAATAATGAAAAATATTGTGTTAAGGCTTTTGTGGCTGAACAGCCGACTGTAGCCGGAATGGAGGTCGCCGAGACATTTTACATTGATTACAAATATGGTATCTACACCGATAAAAATAGAGAATGTGGAATATTACCGATGGATAACCGTACCTACCATGCTGTTACAATCGTAGGGAATAGGACAGAAGATGACACAAACTACTGGTTAGTGAAGAATTCTTTGAGGCTCTGACTGGGGTGAAGATGGATATTTCCGAATTCAAAGAAATGTGGATGAGCCAAGTGGTATTTGTGAGATTGCAGGATGGCCTTCCTAACCATAAATCAGTCATTAATTACTATATTCTCTAGTCATTAACTATGCGTTGTGTTTTAAAACAAATTACTGTTGATATTTGCCAATAATTAGTTTGCTTTGTTTCAAAGTGTTACGTTCAtcttgtacccaaaaaaaaaaagttttatgttCAACAAGATATTATGGTTGCTATTTCGATTAGTAACACAAGATATTTGGATCAGTTTTTGTTTAATATCCAACTTTCGATTAATTATTATCTTAAAGATTGGATGGACTGCTCTTATGTTTCCTTCTGGGTACGGAAAATTTTCATTTGCACAAGTTAACATCTTGAGTCAGAAGGACCAAAATGACAAAACTGTAGATTTTATTCCCAATCACgtgttcatttttttctttattcgtcATCAGACCATTTAAATGGATATTTATTTTCCGTCTTTTTTATTAACACATGATAAACACCATTCACTATTCTTATCCTCAATAAATTTCACTGCCCCAATATAAACTTTACTGGCCCTAAATAAAACATTTTTCAATATAGTAATTTATTGACCCTCAATGCATGAAATTATCGGGAGGAAAAATGAACAAAATGTGAAAAACCCATATATAAAGCCCCATTTTAGCCTCACATGCGCTTAGGTATGCAGAACACTTTGGCATAGTGTGAAAATGtgaattaaaaataatataggCAGCAGTTAACGTGTACGCATTAGCAATATGTTAAATGTTTGGTTGAGTAGGCATGTAGTCACAAGGAGAGTGTGTGCTGAGCTTTCACAAGTTTATCTTGGCACGAGTACGGTTTAGGCTATACGGTGTTTACTGTTTTGTACTCGCCACATCTTTCACGCATTCTTTTTAGGCTCCACATGTTTGGGTAGGCCTGGGCGTTTTAACCCGGAAACCCGGAAAATCGGTCCGGACCGTtcggttcgggccgggctttgaaaaaaaaaaactcaaaattttaaggcccggaccgtttatgaataaaacgggccggtcccgggtCTGAGTTCTCAGTAGTGTAAAAGCCCGGATAAGGGCCCGTATAACCATAGTGCCATATGTCCATCTGTGATAGGTGGTTATACACACCTTAATGTGAGATCGACCACAGGTGATCACCGAAGGCCACTTCTCTAAACGACTCGTTTCGATCATTCGACCTTCTGAGGTGCCACTTCTCTAAACGACTCGTTTCGATCATTCGACCTACTGAGGTCGTGCTAACAGCCAAGGCTTGAGCTCTCAGCCGCTTCTTCGAACCCTAAAACCCCCAATTTGGCTTTGAGCAATCCAGATTTCCAATAGGCTTTGATCAGTTCGCTTTCAATCTGAGAAGCGATCAGTTTGTTTTCATCTGCCTATTACCCATATCGAGTTCGGAAACCACAATCCAGATCGTGACTTCGTCAGTTTGAAATGGCCACTTCTGGGAGTGAGCTGGTGGCGGCGAGTCCAGTGGCTGAGGGCGGTGCGGCGACTGAGGGCGTTGGGGCGACTGATGGCGGTACGGCGACTGATGGTGGTGCGGCGACTTCAAGCCAGGTGGACACAGCGAAGAGAAAAAGGGAGGATTCGAGTCGGACTCGAAGTAGTAGTTGCCGGTCCAATGTTTGGGATCATTTTGAGAAATTTGATGAACCAATTACGAGCTCGGAACAGGATGGGAAGGAAGATGTAGTCGGACATTGCAGCAAAGCCAGATGTAAGTATTGTGGTACTGTGTTTAAGAAAATATCCGCTAACAAAGATAGGCTTAATATATAGGCCAACAAATATGCATTTCAATTTCAGAGAAGCAAAAAAAGAAATATCCATTTCCCTCTCCAATCTCCCACTGAAACCCTTGCCCGAAGCT
The Rosa rugosa unplaced genomic scaffold, drRosRugo1.1 SCAFFOLD_215, whole genome shotgun sequence genome window above contains:
- the LOC133724281 gene encoding actinidain-like, whose amino-acid sequence is MALIVSEKPLDIGMSAITIMLGIWQYICMALGSQGTIGGGYPNRGFEYAAEHAINRENSYPIIGRNQPCKGKLERNPYVQISGYMKIPPNNEKYCVKAFVAEQPTVAGMEVAETFYIDYKYGIYTDKNRECGILPMDNRTYHAVTIVGNRTEDDTNYWLVKNSLRL
- the LOC133724283 gene encoding probable pectinesterase/pectinesterase inhibitor 54; translation: MTMSLKRLDQCLIALKKSPLKNKHDIQAWLSAALTFQETCKDYAADHGLSLTGSENLRVDLSKRIDYASQLGSNLLALVNRVTSIGTPKNTIRDKQAEVFPKWVSPKNRKLLQATTVKANAVVAQDGSGNYKTVSEAIQAASGGRFVIYVKAGVYKEKIKTNNDGITLIGDGKYSTIITGDSSVAKGASLPGSVTFTVTGDGFIARDIGFQNTAGPDGEQALALYISSDHSVLYRCSIVGYQDTLYALALRQFYRECDIHGSLDFIFGNAAAVFQSCNLIFRRHKGYGVILASGRSDPGQKTGFSVQNCRILPGSDLSPAKHSYRSYLGRPWKAYARAVVMQSNIDDVIAPGGWVQWPGAEASRLKSLYFAEFANVGPGAGVAQRVKWPGFHVIGADIAVEYTVGNFIGGTSWLPSTGVTFVSGLR
- the LOC133724282 gene encoding DNA repair protein RAD51 homolog; the protein is MEQQRTVQQQDEVEEMQHGPVPVEQLQASGIASLDVKKLKDAGLCTVESVAYSPRKDLLQIKGISEAKVDKIIEAASKLVPLGFTSATQLHAQRLEIIQITSGSRELDKILEGGIETGSITEIYGEFRSGKTQLCHTLCVTCQLPLDNGGGEGKAMYIDAEGTFRPQRLLQIAERFGLNGADVLENVAYARAYNTDHQSRLLLEAASMMVETRFALMIVDSATALYRTDFSGRGELSARQMHLAKFLRSLQKLADEFGVAVVITNQVVAQVDGSALFAGPQIKPIGGNIMAHASTTRLAVRKGRGEERICKVISSPCLAEAEARFQISPEGVTDVKD